A part of Vulcanisaeta moutnovskia 768-28 genomic DNA contains:
- a CDS encoding MFS transporter produces the protein MLYYFAVFGTGFIMRSIGALFFGWLGDRWGRRNTFMIPIILMALASLFMGLLPTYQEVGVLAPALLVTLRLLQGFSLGGEWGGGITMVAELAPRERRGFFVGIVQMAQSGLLTTGLLTLFSSTMTKQAFTTYGWRILFILGVIIALIGFYIRVRLTETPAFDEVRRQKRTLKVPIAPLVTKGHYILMLLMALFLAGVPLSYTYIVYGATYLTQYVHFPYSQATFITFIASAFYLILTLPFAYLTDIVGRKPIVFAGLIGEAILVIPFYFFIVRYPIF, from the coding sequence TTGCTTTATTATTTTGCGGTATTCGGTACTGGATTTATCATGAGATCAATCGGTGCACTTTTCTTTGGTTGGCTTGGTGATAGGTGGGGTAGGAGAAATACGTTTATGATCCCTATAATACTTATGGCGCTTGCATCTTTGTTTATGGGTTTATTACCCACGTATCAAGAGGTTGGTGTATTAGCACCTGCATTATTAGTAACCTTGAGGTTATTACAGGGCTTTTCATTAGGTGGTGAGTGGGGTGGTGGTATAACAATGGTTGCTGAGCTCGCGCCAAGGGAGAGACGTGGGTTTTTCGTTGGTATTGTTCAGATGGCTCAAAGCGGTTTATTAACGACTGGTTTATTAACACTCTTTTCCAGCACGATGACAAAACAGGCATTTACAACATATGGCTGGAGGATACTATTTATTTTAGGCGTTATAATAGCATTGATCGGCTTCTATATAAGGGTAAGGCTTACAGAAACACCAGCATTTGATGAAGTTAGGAGACAGAAGAGAACACTTAAGGTTCCTATAGCGCCACTGGTGACGAAGGGGCATTATATATTAATGCTCCTTATGGCACTATTCCTGGCAGGTGTGCCGCTATCCTACACGTACATCGTTTATGGAGCAACTTACTTAACACAATATGTGCATTTCCCATACTCACAGGCAACGTTCATCACATTCATAGCGTCCGCCTTTTATCTAATCCTCACATTACCATTTGCCTATCTGACAGACATAGTTGGAAGAAAGCCTATTGTATTTGCAGGATTAATTGGTGAAGCGAT